From a region of the Pristiophorus japonicus isolate sPriJap1 unplaced genomic scaffold, sPriJap1.hap1 HAP1_SCAFFOLD_124, whole genome shotgun sequence genome:
- the LOC139242169 gene encoding probable G-protein coupled receptor 139: SVPVNLVTIMILSRGKCGLSKCVTRYLVAMATADLLVVILDLILRHIPIRYKEQFIFVYSIPLCNIHAVLLYAATDCSVWFTITFTFDRFVAICCQKLKTKYSTERTAAVVLGTVTVLSCLKNIPWYFMFMSRYVLGNNPWFCDVYYTNYTSLGWAVFELLHYILTPCVPFILILLLNALTVRHILLASRARRRLRGHSSGESPRDPEMESRRKSMILLFVISGNFILLWAIYMVALVTNRIGWITQHIDFPMFATELGYMLQQLSCCTNTGIYAVTQTKFREQWKNVLKYPFVVEQLEMYICGLDELHVLMVQHGTI; the protein is encoded by the exons agtgtccctg tgaacttagtgacgataatgatcctgtcccggggaaagtgtggactctccaaatgtgtcactcgttacctggtggccatggcaacagcggatctactggtggtgatcctggatctgatactgaggcacattccgattcgttataaggaacagtttattttcgtgtattccatccccctgtgtaatatccacgccgtcctgctctatgcagccacagactgttctgtctggttcaccatcactttcaccttcgatcgatttgtggccatttgttgccagaagctgaaaactaaatatagcaccgagagaacggcggctgtggttctgggaacagtgactgtgctgagctgtttaaagaaCATACCCTGGTATTTTATGTTCATGAGTAGGTATGTGCTTGGTAACAACCCCTGGTTTTGTGATGTGTATTACACTAATTATACATCACTGGGCTGGGCAGTATTCGAACTACTTCATTATATTCtaaccccgtgtgtcccatttattctgatcctgctgctcaatgctctcactgtcagacacattttactggccagcagagctcgcaggagactccggggtcacagcagtggggagagtcccagagaccccgagatggagagtcgcaggaaatccatgattttattgtttgttatctcggggaatttcatcctgctATGGGCAATATATATGGTGGCTCTTGTGACAAACCGGATTGGTTGGATTACACAACATATAGATTTCCCTATGTTTGCAACTGAACTGGGATACATGCTGCAGCAGCTGAGTTGCTGTACAAACACTGGGATTTACgccgtgacacagactaagttccgggagcagtggaagaatgtgctgaaatatccctttgtt